In Anguilla rostrata isolate EN2019 chromosome 1, ASM1855537v3, whole genome shotgun sequence, a genomic segment contains:
- the LOC135233335 gene encoding cortexin domain-containing 1 protein-like yields MDQPISAPFKLEVDVDLGFALFFFFLLCFFLIVSMVRCVQMVIDPYSATTTYQEEQINS; encoded by the coding sequence ATGGACCAGCCCATTTCTGCTCCCTTCAAGCTGGAGGTGGATGTAGATTTGGGATTtgccctcttcttcttcttccttctctgCTTCTTCCTGATTGTCTCCATGGTGAGATGTGTGCAGATGGTCATAGACCCGTACAGCGCCACCACCACGTACCAAGAGGAGCAGATCAACAGCTGA
- the LOC135237583 gene encoding histone-lysine N-methyltransferase SETDB1-B-like: protein MEGIEDGLEEELGVSLEELRRWIQEEVERSEVVRQRKAQLAELQGWVEQREKEVATVELLFSNASESVVECESLVKDVYSKMGLVYKDSSSEDEGGVQGAQSSEIIEIDDDDDDDDVIAVGCVVPPKKVTTPVKDPAFSEASAALQRSSQQVQKLAQAVNRTTPNVTPTKPPPPPIVRRESSGQSLSMPAVFVSQAPRNTPTQPNPALKEDALHLDMSILGKKRTKTWHRGTLIAITPVGSGFKYKVKFENKGKSLLSGNHVAFDYHPTLERLYVGARVVAKYKDGNQVWLYAGIVAEMPNSKNRMRFLIFFDDGYASYVSLPELYPVCRPLKKTWEDIEDASCRDFIEEYITAYPNRPMVLLKAGQLIKTEWEGTWWKSRVEEVDGSLVKILFLDDKRSEWIYRGSTRLEPMFNLKMNSANLDKKLPGQQRTRPNMGAVRTKGPVVQYTNENSNAGANKPQVTSPIVRPPVAHVPAQPTRTESPDSLARSKQQVAKKSTSPFVPPYVPPRPGAPSEALPSAPKPPQPHPTSAAIVPSNPSRIFVLQSGPLPGLPPQPGPQSLVSIVPQQPFPSDRIPHEPSYQAPNERLFYMTHTCSPACLNRIRPARLDQYRGRNPLLAPLLYEFRRMTGRRRINRKMSFHVIYKSPCGLCLRSMGEIQRYLFQTHCDFIFLEMFCLDPYVLVDRRFQPQKPFYFIRDITDGREDIPLSCVNEIDMTPPPNVAYSKERIPADGVYINTSPDFLVGCDCTDGCRDKSKCSCHQLTLQATACTPGAQINPNAGYTQKRLEECLPTGIYECNKRCRCNPQMCINRLVQHGLQVRLQLFKTQNKGWGIRCLDDVAKGSFVCIYAGKILTDDFADKEGLEMGDEYFANLDHIESVENFKEGYESEAHCSDSDGSGVDMSRVKSAAVSALSRSVRKAEEDTNSGTGGRGQGSSGEGEDDDDDDEESNDEEDDDSSDDNFVKDTYYSSSSVWRSYTTRRQAKGLKEGSQDSKDGLSGSARGPEDTKPPPMPEETGKSKVASWLTSQSPASQPMVKLEGLKTEKKEPVEQKGLSGSGSAPPGKTEGGKRPPGGNADVMTLSDSDDVQTISSGSEDNKERERQAQGPVKRQVAVKSTRGFALKSTHGLVVKTGGVGGGGAGGTGGSAGPGGPSPESGPVWKNTRQFFDGEESCYIIDAKLEGNLGRYLNHSCSPNLFVQNVFVDTHDLRFPWVAFFASKRIRAGTELTWDYNYEWGAGGRMLVTVVYESRTAALNAAPKHTLHVLLLLCVLCYTS from the exons ATGGAGGGCATCGAGGACGgtctggaggaggagctgggcgTGTCCCTGGAGGAGCTGCGCCGCTGGAtccaggaggaggtggagcgCAGTGAGGTGGTGAGGCAGAGGAAGGCTCAGCTGGCCGAGCTGCAGGGCTGGGTggagcagagggagaaggaggtCGCCACTGTGGAGCTTCTCTTCAGCAATGCCTccga GTCCGTTGTGGAGTGCGAGAGCCTGGTGAAAGACGTGTATAGTAAAATGGGGCTGGTGTACAAGGACAGCAGCTCAGAGGATGAGGGCGGGGTTCAAGGCGCGCAGTCTTCTGAAATCATCGAGatcgacgacgacgacgacgacgatgaCGTCATCGCTGTAGGATGCG TGGTTCCCCCAAAGAAGGTCACGACTCCAGTCAAGGATCCTGCA TTCAGCGAGGCGTCAGCAGCGCTCCAGAGGTCCTCGCAGCAGGTGCAGAAACTCGCTCAGGCAGTGAACAGGACGACCCCGAATGTCACCCCCACCAagccacctcctcctcccatcGTGCGCAGAG AATCGAGCGGTCAGTCGCTGTCCATGCCAGCCGTGTTTGTGTCCCAGGCTCCGCgcaacacccccacccagcccaaCCCTGCCCTCAAGGAGGACGCCCTCCATCTGGACATGAGCATCCTGGGCAAGAAGAGGACCAAGACCTGGCACCGCGGCACTCTTATAGCCATCACCCCCGTCG GCTCTGGCTTCAAGTACAAGGTGAAGTTTGAGAACAAGGGGAAGAGCCTGCTGTCGGGGAACCACGTGGCCTTCGACTACCACCCCACCCTGGAGCGCCTGTACGTGGGGGCGCGCGTGGTCGCCAAGTACAAGGACGGCAACCAGGTCTGGCTGTACGCCGGAATCGTGGCCGAGATGCCCAACAGCAAGAACCGCatgag GTTCCTGATCTTTTTCGATGACGGTTACGCCTCCTACGTCAGCCTGCCAGAGCTCTACCCTGTCTGCAGACCCT tgaagaAGACGTGGGAGGACATCGAGGACGCGTCCTGCAGGGACTTCATTGAGGAGTACATCACGGCCTACCCCAACAGGCCCATGGTGCTGCTGAAGGCCGGCCAGCTCATTAAGACCGAGTGGGAGGGCACCTGGTGGAAGAGCCGCGTGGAGGAGGTGGACGGCAGCCTGGTCAAGATCCTCTTCCTG GACGATAAGCGCAGCGAGTGGATCTACCGCGGCTCGACGCGCCTGGAGCCCATGTTCAACCTGAAGATGAACTCCGCCAACCTGGACAAGAAGCTGCCCGGCCAGCAGAGGACGCGCCCCAACATGG GAGCGGTACGGACCAAAGGGCCCGTGGTCCAGTACACTAACGAGAACAGCAACGCTGGAGCCAACAAGCCCCAGGTCACGTCCCCGATAGTGCGCCCCCCGGTGGCTCACGTCCCCGCGCAGCCCACCCGCACCGA GAGCCCTGACAGCTTGGCTCGGTCCAAACAGCAAGTAGCCAAAAAGAGCACGTCCCCGTTTGTGCCCCCCTATGTTCCTCCTCGTCCCGGAGCCCCCAGTGAAGCCCTGCCGAGCGCCCCCAAGCCCCCgcagccccaccccacctccgCCGCCATCGTCCCCAGCAACCCCTCCAG GATCTTTGTCCTGCAGTCGGGGCCCCTGCCGGGCCTGCCCCCACAGCCCGGCCCGCAGTCCCTGGTCTCCATCGTGCCACAGCAGCCGTTCCCCTCGGACCGAATCCCCCACGAGCCCTCCTACCAGGCGCCCAACGAGCGGCTCTTCTACATGACCCACACCTGCTCCCCCGCCTGCCTCAACCGCATCCGGCCGGCCCGGCTGGACCAGTACCGCGGCCGCAACCCGCTGCTCGCGCCCCTGCTCTACGAGTTCCGCCGCATGACCGGCCGCCGCCGCATCAACCGCAAG ATGTCCTTCCACGTGATCTACAAGTCCCCGTGTGGGCTGTGCCTGCGGAGCATGGGCGAGATCCAGCGCTACCTGTTCCAGACGCACTGCGACTTCATCTTCCTGGAGATGTTCTGCCTGGACCCCTACGTGCTGGTGGACCGGCGCTTCCAGCCCCAGAAGCCCTTCTACTTCATCCGGGACATCACGGACGGGCGCGAGGACATCCCCCTGTCCTGCGTCAACGAGATCGACATGACGCCCCCGCCCAACGTGGCCTACAGCAAGGAGCGCATCCCGGCCGACGGGGTCTACATCAACACCAGCCCCGACTTCCTGGTGGGCTGCGACTGCACCGACGGCTGCAGGGACAA GTCTAAGTGCTCCTGTCACCAGCTGACCCTTCAGGCCACTGCCTGCACCCCGGGGGCTCAGATCAACCCCAACGCTGGCTACACTCAGAAGAGACTGGAGGAGTGCCTGCCAACCGG gatATATGAATGTAACAAGCGGTGTCGCTGTAACCCCCAGATGTGCATTAACAGGCTGGTGCAGCACGGTTTGCAGGTGCGCCTGCAGCTCTTCAAGACCCAGAACAAGGGCTGGGGCATCCGTTGCCTGGACGACGTGGCCAAAGGCTCCTTTGTCTGCATCTATGccg GTAAAATCTTGACCGACGACTTTGCGGACAAGGAGGGTCTGGAGATGGGCGACGAGTACTTTGCCAACCTGGACCACATCGAGAGCGTGGAGAACTTCAAGGAGGGCTACGAGAGCGAGGCGCACTGCTCCGACAGCGACGGCAGCGGCGTGGACATGAGCCGCGTGAAGAGCGCCGCCGTGTCCGCCCTGAGCCGGAGCGTCCGCAAGGCCGAGGAGGACACCAACAGCGGCACAGGCGGCAGAGGCCA GGGCTCCtccggagagggagaggacgacgacgacgacgacgaagAGTCCAAcgacgaggaggacgacgacAGCTCGGACGACAACTTCGTGAAGGACACGTACTACAGCTCGAGCTCCGTGTGGCGGAGCTACACCACCCGCAGGCAGGCCAAGGGGCTGAAGGAGG gGAGCCAGGACAGTAAGGATGGGCTGAGTGGGTCGGCCAGGGGGCCGGAGGACACCAAGCCGCCCCCCATGCCTGAGGAGACCGGCAAGAGCAAGGTGGCCTCCTGGCTGACCAGCCAATCCCCCGCCTCGCAGCCCATGGTCAAACTGGAGGGGCTGAAAACCGAGAAGAAg GAACCTGTGGAACAGAAAGGCCTATC gggctCGGGCAGCGCCCCCCCAGGGAagacggagggagggaagcGGCCCCCTGGAGGAAACGCG gatGTTATGACCCTCTCTGACAGTGACGATGTTCAGACCATCAGCTCCGGATCAGAGGATaacaaggagagggagagacaggctcagg GTCCAGTGAAGAGGCAGGTGGCGGTCAAGTCCACCCGCGGCTTCGCCCTCAAGTCCACGCACGGCCTGGTGGTGAAGACgggcggggtgggagggggcggggccggtggGACGGGAGGCTCGGCGGGACCTGGGGGCCCCTCGCCGGAAAGCGGCCCCGTCTGGAAGAACACCAGGCAGTTTTTCGACGGCGAGGAGTCCTGTTACATCATCGACGCCAAGCTGGAGGGTAACCTGGGGCGCTATCTGAAC CATAGCTGCAGCCCCAACCTGTTTGTGCAGAACGTCTTTGTGGACACGCATGACCTGCGCTTCCCCTGGGTGGCCTTCTTCGCCAGCAA GCGGATCCGGGCTGGCACGGAGCTCACCTGGGACTACAACTACGAG